CCGTGTGCGAATACACAACCATTGGCGGGAATGCGTATCTCAACAAGTACTCAGATATTTTGGTTCTTCAACCCACCCACGAAACAAGCTGCCCCGTCACCGTTTACCGCACCACCACCGGCCACGAAATCCACACGTACCACGGCACATGCACAGCGGAGACGTTCCTAGAAACCATGGATGCGTGGCTTCGTAAGACAGAAAGCGAGGGCGAAGAATATCACCGCTGGTTCACCCTCTACTTAGGCTGGCACCGCCTGATTTGTGATTACGTTAAGTTGTGGGCGGCGTCGACAAGCAAAGAAACCTCTTCCCTGCTTTACAGCGACGATCGGGACACCATCATTCGCGGGCTGGAGCAGATCACATTCGACACCGACTTTGCCGCCATCGAACCGGCGATCTGGCGCTTAACTAGGCTTGACGACGCCGACATCCAGCACGCCCTCACAAAAGCGTGCATCAAATTTCCACACCGCGACTACCTAACAAATTTCCTCATGGACCGGATCCGCGACACCAACGAAGAGCACTTTTGGACGCGGTATGATGCGGTGTGGGTTGCGCTGTACGGCGACATCAGCACCTTCGGTTATGAAGACACATTCCTTGAACTTGCCAGCGGCGGTGCGTGCAGCGACCTAGCTATCGCCGTGCTGTGTAAACACGAGTGCCCAGCGGTGATCCCGCTGGTGGAGAAAAACCTTAAAAGCGGCGCCGACCCCGATCTTTACAATGCCATCATGGGCACCACATCCCCAGAATTCGCACATTTAAGGATGAACTTGATCAGCGAAGAATTACAACAGGTTTTCCACCGCTATTCCACCCACCCCAGTTTCATTAGTGCCGGGCGACTGACCTCAGTGGATCAGCTCGGCTCCATGGACGAGACGCTCCTTAATGCGGCGGTCAACTCCCAGGACAAACACAGCGTGGAAATACTCCTTCAACACGGCGCTGATGTCAACGGCCCAGGTGAAATGGGGTTCACCCCGCTGCATAATGCCTGTCTCCACGGCAACGTGTCCATCGCGCGAGTATTGCTCGACCACGGGGCGAAGGTGGGGCCAAAAAATGAGTTCGGCTACGATGCCCTGCACTATGCCCGCGAAGGAAGCCACGACAAGAAAACGGCGAAAGCACTCACGGAGCTGCTGAAACGTCCTTAACAATCTAGTCGTCGAAAAGCATGTGGAACCACTATCCAACGCAGAAGAATTCGCTAAACCCTGGCCAGCATTCTTCCCCAACGATTTGCTTCGCAATCACTGTTGTTTGTTTATGAAACTCCGGATTCTCATCGCACGATGGAACCTTTAAATCCGCAATTTCAAGGAAAGCGCGCAGAAACTCAGAAAAACGTGGTGCGAGTTTATACTTATCCCAACTGCCGGGAAGCATCCCATACACAACCCCAGTTTCTAGTTGCACAAATGCTGGTCCTTGTTGGATTTCCGTTCCGAAGAAAATGCATTCCCCGAAGTCCCACTCGGGGTAGAGCTCAATTTCCTTGGTCTGACGGTTTTTAAACGTGGCCCACCCATCCGATCCATTAAGACTCTTCGCAAACGGGTTGAATTCAAAATACTTGCCCTGTTTGGAACTCACATAGTCGTCGAAGGCTAGGCGACTGTAAAACTCCGCGATTTCACCACGCGGGTGTGTAAAAAGCGGCGGCGCAGCTTCTAATTCCCGTGCCGGGACCAACTCGACCGATGGGTTTCTGGGATTTCTTTGACTCCATTCGATAAAACGCTCTAACAATTGGTCGTCCATGCATTTCTCCTTGTTGCTGCCAACTATATCCAACGGATTATCCAAGCGAAAATGCCGTGAGAATTTCAGACACTGCTCATGTAACTCACATGGGCGGAAACTATCATGACGCACAAGCAAGGATTTTTAATAACGATTGGCGAATTAGTGTCTGATATCCATTTCGAGCTGACAAGCGAAACTAAAACCAATAGCCAGGGCGAACTTCTGTATCGTATCCGCGCTATTCAGGATATTCCCCTGCGGTTTGTGAGTGAAGGGGACTTAGGCGGTTGGGTAAGTTCCACCCACACTGCTGACGGGAAGCCACGTATAGGTCGAAACGCCTGGGTGGAAGACGACGCTGAAATATTTGATAATGCCAGGGTAACTGGTCACGCCCGGGTGGGTGACACCGCGATAGTGTGTGGGAATGCTCGGGTGAAAGGTCGCGCACGGGTGCGTGGTGCGGCACAGATCCGCGATAATGCAGTGATTCGTGGCGCCAGCGTCATCATTGGTGCGATCATTGACGAACACGCACGTATTGGCGGTGAGGCGCAGGTGTGTGGCACTGTATCCGGCCACGCGTGGGTGACTGAGCAGGCGATTGTTAGTGCGTCGAGCAGCATCACTGGTTCAGCGGTCATTGGTGGTAGAGCTACGATTGAAAATTCCTTTGTAGGCGGCCGAGCAAAGGTCACAGGCACCGCCCATGTCATTGAAGACAGTCATATTTACGGCAAAGCCCGTATTTCGGGCATGGCGTGGGTGTGCGGTTCGAGTGTTGGCGGAACTACCCGGATCACGGCTGCCATACCAGCGAAAATAACCATCGGAGGTTCCGCTGACATTAGTCACCCATCCCAGTGTTTCGTTTTCGGGCCGGTGGGATTCGGTGAGGATATGGTCACTGTTTACCGCAAACGAAATCGAAATGTTGGCGTGCAGTGCGATGTAAAACTCAGCAAAACAGAACGCACTATTTTAGATGCAGCCAAACGCCAGGTGTTGCGAAAAACTCCTGACCTCAAGTTGTGCTTTGAACTCACCGATGAATTCCGCACGCTTGACGACGGCACCCGGGTCTACCGGATTCGCGCGACTCGTACCAATAGTTACTTAGGGGTCGCTAAAGGTGATCTAGGGGGTTGGGTGTCGAGCACCCATACTGCTGATGGCACACCACGCATTATTGATTCCTGGGTGGCAGGTAATGCAATCCTGCGTGACAATGCCCGGATCGTCGAAGAGGTATTGGTGCAGGATAATGCCATTATCAAAGATGATGCGTATCTTTTCCGCGGCGCCGTTGTCAGCGACGATGTTGTCGTTGGCGGTTGCACAACGATCACGACTGTTGCTGAAATTAGGGGCAAGTGTGAGCTTTCCGGCGGTTCGCGCGTATATCCATATGTCCTGCAAAAAATCACCGGACCAATCGAAGATGCAAACATCCGCACGTATGCCGACCATCGGCGCTTTGATTCGAAAGACATGATTGTCACGGTTACTCGGTTGCGTAAAAATCGAGCCCACATTGGGATTTTCAATCCCGCAACGGAGTCGTGGTCGAAGGTTAATACCGCGCAGTTCATTTTGGATCCAACAAGCACAGGTGTTCCTTCTGAGCTGCACCAAGAGATACTTGAGGCGTTACGGGATTGGGAGTGTCAGCACGAAAGTAGCATTTTACTCAACCAAACAGAGCCGTTCCGCAACGGAGTTTCCTTTAAATTGCATAAGAAGTAGTGTGCCCCCTCCATAAATTGGGTAATCTATATAAAAATTCGCACATTTGCACGAAAAGAGGAACTCTTCATGACACGGCTGTTCACCGGCACTACTTTGCTTGACGACGATGGACTCGACCTCGCACTGGCCCCCGGCCTGGGTATCGAAGGACTGGAAGCCTCCCCTAGCTTCTTCCACGGCTTCGCCACCCATCCGCAGGTTTTAGCTCGTGGACTAGTTACCCTGGCAGATATCACCGCAACCAGGTATTTCAATTATGTTCCCACCAGCGAACGCGACCCGATCCTCTCCGCCCACGGCGACCGGCTTCGTGCTGAGTGTTTTTCCGCTTGCAACGGCGTCTATGCCTGTTTAGAAATCAATGAGCAGGGGTTAGACGGCGGCGAAATTGGCCGCGGCACCACCAACGTGGACTTAAGCCCCGCCTCCCGCGCGGTTTTGTCCGCCTTACCCGCACAATCATTGCTGCATGTCGATGTTGGTTCCGAGGGTCTAACCGCTTCCACCCCTACAGAATCGCTTACAGAACGTCCGGTTGAAATGCCGGAGCGTTGGGTTCGGGCTTTAGGAAATGCCTCCAGCATGCATAAGGAATTTGAAGAGGTTTTCAGCGTTCCACAATCTGGTGCCAGGGCTTTCTTGGCCAGCCTGCCTTCCGCCACCGGTACTGGCAAGGCTGGTTGGCTTAGCAATCAACGCGGCACGGTACGTGTTTCCGCCCGCAAAATGCCAGGTGGTGTTCAGGTAAACGGCTTGCACCGGTTGAGCGCATTGAAGCGGCTGCTCACCCACGTACAAAGCATGAGTTTCCACGCCCCGACCGAGTCGGATTCCGTTGCCGGAGCAATGGTAACTCTCGAGCTACCTGGTGCTCGCCTTACGTTAGGGCTCACCGACCAGGAATGGCGTGGACATTCCGGTGAAGGCTCCTTGCTTGTTGATCTCGCTAAACCAGAAGTTCGGGAGGACGCAGCATTACTGAGTGCCTTATTATCTTTTGAACCCATCATCGATGTCGATCGCCTTGCCCGCGAAGCGGCTCTGAGCACAAAGCGAGTGGAAGCCGCGTTGGCGGTTTTGGCTGCTTCCGGCCGGGTGGGGTGGGATATTCACGACCACGCATACTTCCACCGGGAGTTGCCGGACAACCCAGACGCAATTGAAAAGGCCAATCCCCGGTTGGTGTCTGCCCGTAAGCTCGTGGCAGACAATGCGCTACGGCCGTTGGAGGGCTCGCCCCGCACATGGATCGTGCGTTCCAGGGATGCAGAGTACCAAACCACGCTGGGCGAAAACCCCGAAGCACCTGAAGAAGGCGCTCGTTGCACATGCTCGTGGTATCTAAAACATGCCGGTAACCGAGGCCCATGCAAGCATGTTCTCGCGGCAAGCATGGTTTCCTCGATGAAGCCGGAAGAAGCCATTAGTGCACTTTAGATACGAAGACTCATTTCGCGATGAGGAAGCCAGACGATTCTTAGATGCCTTCGTGTCGGAGATTCGTTCTGGCGCCACACATGGTGATGGTGTGACCCGTAAAGTTCTTGTTCCGGGTTGCAGCCACCGATTTTGATGCTAACCCCACCGCAATCCCCGAGTCGTTTTTCCACTTTTCCTGCACCGTAGCGCGGGAGATCTTCGATCAGGTCACTGTCCTGGGTTCCCCACTTGCCAAGCAATTGCAGAAAACCGGAAGCATGGATCTGCCGAGGATCAACACCGCCCAGGCCAACGATGTCCTCGCCACAATCACGATCAAGGAAGAATCCGAGGAAAACTATCGCATTGCCCTGGAATACCTCTGCCAAATCCTCGACATAGCTGATTTTCCGCGCAGCTTTTCCTTTAAATTTAGAGGCCCACGGAAGGAATACCTCAAAGGATTAGCCTGCAACTGCATCAATCAATTCTTTACTTCTGCGGCCGCCTATCCCCAACTCCATCCGCTCATCGCAGACTACACCCGATCCGCGATGCGGCTGGACGAGTGGTATTTGAACCTTTCCGACAGCGCATATATTCCCTTGGTTTGTGATTTGGTTGATTATGAGCATCAATATAACCATCATGCATTCATTAAGGCTTATATCCAACGGCATGGGTTCACACCAGATGCCTTGCGCATCCTAGCTTCCTGCCCGGAGGCGGAACATGTGCCAGCGTATGCGAAACGAGTAGCACATGCCGAAATCCTCAAGACCATTTTGACGCTACCTGACGATACGCGCTGCGGGGAATGAAGATGCCCTCTTCCAAAGATCTTGCCCCGCTTTACGACGAAATCCTCGCACGCGGCTGACTCACTACCAGTGGTGGTGGTTTTGTGTGGTTTTTTCGGTGTTGTGCGTAGGTTTGTCCTTTCATGTGGGTGGGGTGGAGTGGGATTGTTGTGAGTGTGGTTTTTCCGCCGAGGGTCCAGGTGACGCTGTTGTCTGGGTTGAGAGTGTAGCTCCAGGTGCCTGCGCCTTTCAGAGTGTGGCATCGGTGGCAGAGACTGAGGAGGTTACGTGCGGTGGTTGGTCCGCCATCACGGTGGTTGATGGTGTGGTCGCGTTCGATGTGGGTGAGGGTGCGGTTGCATAGTGGGCCGCGGCACTGGTTGTCTCGTAGATCGAGGTAGCGTTTCATTCCGGTAGGGGTTTGGTAGCTTTCGCTGGTACGTGATTTTTCGCTATCAAGGTCACGGTAGTGGGTGACGAATTGCCTATAGTAGTCGGCGGTTTCTGTGTCGACTGCGCCTTTACCGGGAATATAGAAGTGTGTGTTGTTCGTGGTGTATAGGTTGATGTGCACGCTAACCGAGGTTGTGCTGGTGATAAAGTGTGTGAATGCTTCCTCCAACGAGCAGTGCTGTTGGTCCGCGATTGTTGCAAGCGCGGTGGTAAATACCTCGGCGGTGACATGATCGGTGACAGCAGTGATTTCTGTTAATCCCGCTCCGATATCGACGCAACGTATTTCTTTTTCAGCAACGTGATCTTGTGCTTCATCGACGCCGTAGATATCTTCTATGATCCTTAGGCTTAGCTTCTTCAACCCGGCAGTTGTGGGTAATTGCTGATGGGAGTGTGTGGGGGCTAGGTTTGCAACCAAAGCGGCGTCGACGTCCGGGAGGGTGTCGTCGGCAAGTGAAAACAGTGGCTGAAGTAGCGCCCGTAGGTGCTGCATATCGAAAGCCCACGTTGTGGTGTGCCAGTTTTTCAACGCTGGCAGTTTGTCCAAAAACAGCAACGTGTGGATGTTATTACCTGCAATATACGCGCTGGTGCCGGTTTTTGTTGCCACCAAAATTGGGTAGTGGAACATGTCCGCATCCCACACATCGTCCGATACATACCGAGCCCACATACTAAATTCGTGTTCGTGCAGCTGCATAGTCAGTTGCGCATCGATGTCGTCGGGGTCGCAACAGGTATAAAACCCACGGTGAAGATTCATTGCTCCTCTCCTTCCGACGGTTATCTAACATGAATGCGATACCACCATTATAAAATACATGTTCGATTATATTCAATACCCATAAAAGGCAATCCCACCCGCGTTTTACCCCCAACAATCCTAATCGAACATAGTTACATCCAGATTCCACATGCAGCGTTTGCAGAAAAACGTTAGGCTAATCACTATGC
The nucleotide sequence above comes from Corynebacterium mustelae. Encoded proteins:
- a CDS encoding ankyrin repeat domain-containing protein, with product MTELHYEFTGESKVVDGVTVHRIRALEKHYGGACFVAAGDLGGWVEEGVRIPSTSWVADEAVVTAHSDIRDNVLIGENAYVSGGPIGHSTIKGNARVDGWVEIWHSTIRGDATINEGAVCEYTTIGGNAYLNKYSDILVLQPTHETSCPVTVYRTTTGHEIHTYHGTCTAETFLETMDAWLRKTESEGEEYHRWFTLYLGWHRLICDYVKLWAASTSKETSSLLYSDDRDTIIRGLEQITFDTDFAAIEPAIWRLTRLDDADIQHALTKACIKFPHRDYLTNFLMDRIRDTNEEHFWTRYDAVWVALYGDISTFGYEDTFLELASGGACSDLAIAVLCKHECPAVIPLVEKNLKSGADPDLYNAIMGTTSPEFAHLRMNLISEELQQVFHRYSTHPSFISAGRLTSVDQLGSMDETLLNAAVNSQDKHSVEILLQHGADVNGPGEMGFTPLHNACLHGNVSIARVLLDHGAKVGPKNEFGYDALHYAREGSHDKKTAKALTELLKRP
- a CDS encoding LbetaH domain-containing protein, translating into MTHKQGFLITIGELVSDIHFELTSETKTNSQGELLYRIRAIQDIPLRFVSEGDLGGWVSSTHTADGKPRIGRNAWVEDDAEIFDNARVTGHARVGDTAIVCGNARVKGRARVRGAAQIRDNAVIRGASVIIGAIIDEHARIGGEAQVCGTVSGHAWVTEQAIVSASSSITGSAVIGGRATIENSFVGGRAKVTGTAHVIEDSHIYGKARISGMAWVCGSSVGGTTRITAAIPAKITIGGSADISHPSQCFVFGPVGFGEDMVTVYRKRNRNVGVQCDVKLSKTERTILDAAKRQVLRKTPDLKLCFELTDEFRTLDDGTRVYRIRATRTNSYLGVAKGDLGGWVSSTHTADGTPRIIDSWVAGNAILRDNARIVEEVLVQDNAIIKDDAYLFRGAVVSDDVVVGGCTTITTVAEIRGKCELSGGSRVYPYVLQKITGPIEDANIRTYADHRRFDSKDMIVTVTRLRKNRAHIGIFNPATESWSKVNTAQFILDPTSTGVPSELHQEILEALRDWECQHESSILLNQTEPFRNGVSFKLHKK
- a CDS encoding SWIM zinc finger family protein; the encoded protein is MTRLFTGTTLLDDDGLDLALAPGLGIEGLEASPSFFHGFATHPQVLARGLVTLADITATRYFNYVPTSERDPILSAHGDRLRAECFSACNGVYACLEINEQGLDGGEIGRGTTNVDLSPASRAVLSALPAQSLLHVDVGSEGLTASTPTESLTERPVEMPERWVRALGNASSMHKEFEEVFSVPQSGARAFLASLPSATGTGKAGWLSNQRGTVRVSARKMPGGVQVNGLHRLSALKRLLTHVQSMSFHAPTESDSVAGAMVTLELPGARLTLGLTDQEWRGHSGEGSLLVDLAKPEVREDAALLSALLSFEPIIDVDRLAREAALSTKRVEAALAVLAASGRVGWDIHDHAYFHRELPDNPDAIEKANPRLVSARKLVADNALRPLEGSPRTWIVRSRDAEYQTTLGENPEAPEEGARCTCSWYLKHAGNRGPCKHVLAASMVSSMKPEEAISAL
- a CDS encoding DUF6138 family protein gives rise to the protein MFRVAATDFDANPTAIPESFFHFSCTVAREIFDQVTVLGSPLAKQLQKTGSMDLPRINTAQANDVLATITIKEESEENYRIALEYLCQILDIADFPRSFSFKFRGPRKEYLKGLACNCINQFFTSAAAYPQLHPLIADYTRSAMRLDEWYLNLSDSAYIPLVCDLVDYEHQYNHHAFIKAYIQRHGFTPDALRILASCPEAEHVPAYAKRVAHAEILKTILTLPDDTRCGE
- a CDS encoding HNH endonuclease — translated: MNLHRGFYTCCDPDDIDAQLTMQLHEHEFSMWARYVSDDVWDADMFHYPILVATKTGTSAYIAGNNIHTLLFLDKLPALKNWHTTTWAFDMQHLRALLQPLFSLADDTLPDVDAALVANLAPTHSHQQLPTTAGLKKLSLRIIEDIYGVDEAQDHVAEKEIRCVDIGAGLTEITAVTDHVTAEVFTTALATIADQQHCSLEEAFTHFITSTTSVSVHINLYTTNNTHFYIPGKGAVDTETADYYRQFVTHYRDLDSEKSRTSESYQTPTGMKRYLDLRDNQCRGPLCNRTLTHIERDHTINHRDGGPTTARNLLSLCHRCHTLKGAGTWSYTLNPDNSVTWTLGGKTTLTTIPLHPTHMKGQTYAQHRKNHTKPPPLVVSQPRARISS